The Streptomyces capitiformicae genome contains the following window.
CCTGGACGGCACGGAGCTGGACCGTACGCCGACGGAGTCCCGCCCGGTCGGCGTCGTCTTCCAGGACTATCTGCTCTTCCCTCACCTCACCGCCCTCGACAACGTCGCCTTCGGCCCCCGCTGCCACGGCGCGACCAAGGCCGAGGCTCGCGCGCGGGCCGCCGAGTGGCTCGACCGGATGGGGCTCGCCGCGCATGCCGGCGCCAAGCCCCGCAAGCTGTCCGGCGGCCAGGCCCAGCGCGTGGCCCTCGCCCGCGCACTCGCCACCCGTCCGCGCCTGCTCCTCCTCGACGAACCGCTCGCCGCCCTCGACGCCCGCACCCGCCTGGAGGTACGGGCCCAACTCCGCCGACATCTGGCCGACTTCGAGGCCGTCGCCGTACTCGTCACCCACGACCCGCTCGACGCGATGGTCCTGGCCGACCGCCTGGTCGTCGTCGAGGACGGCCGCATCGTCCAGGAGGGCAGCCCGTCCCACATCGCCCGTCACCCCCGTACGGACTACATCGCCCAGCTCGTCGGCCTCAACCTCTACCAGGGGCAGGCCGACGGCCACACCGTCCGCCTCGACGCCGGCCCCGCCGTCACCACCACCGAGGCCCTGACCGGCCCGGTCTTCGTGGCCTTCCCGCCGAGCGCAGTCACCCTCCACCGCGACCGCCCCACCGGCTCCAGCGCCCGCAACCTCTGGCACGGCAAGGTCACCGGCCTGGAGACCCACGGCGACCAGATCCGCGCCGATCTCACCGGCGAACTCCCGCTCGCCGCCGACCTCACCACCGTCGCGGCCGCCGAACTCGACCTGCACCCCGGCGCCGAAGTCTGGGCCACGGTGAAAGCGACACAGACCCACGCCTACCGTTCCTAGAGACTGAGCGGGAGTGAGTCCTGCTGCCGAACTTTCATTCCCACTCCGGAAAGGCGGCGTGGAGTTGTTCCCGGCCGGGGTCGCCGGCGCTCACTCGCGCACACCAAAACACACTCACACTCAGTCAAACCCCAACAGTTACCCACCCCGTCTGAGACGGAATTCCCCGGCGACCCGGAAATACCGGACGGGAACATGTCGGCTACCTCAAGCGGTAGAGGTGGAGCGGGAGGCCAGCAGGTAGCCGACGGCGTCCGGGGCCAGGCCGGACAGTACGGTGCGCTGGTGGAAGTCGGAGACGACACGGGCGAGGGTGCCCCTCCCGTCTCCCCGCGGCTCCTCCCGGGGCGGGGCCAGGCCCGGGGCGAGCGTGCCCACCAGCGCCACCGGCAGCCCCTCGAGACGGGCCATCAGCTGCTCCAGCCTGTGCAGCGAGCTCTGGTCGGCCCAGTGCAGGTCGTCCACCGCGAGCAACAGCGGCTTGCGCCGGGCGAGTGAGCCGACGAGCTGGTCGAGCCAGCCCTCGGCGAGTTCACCGGCGAGTTCACCGGCGAGCGGTTTCCCGGGGCCCGCGGGCCCCGGGAAACCGTGCAGTTGGCGCAGCACGTCGTAGGGCAGGGCGGTGCCGGAGGGCCGGGCGCGGGTGGACATCGTCTCGAATCCGTGGGCGCGGGCGGTCCTGACGGCGGCCCGCATCAGGTACGACTTCCCGGACCCGATGCCCCCTTCGATCAGGAGACTGGCTCCCGCGCCGGACGCGGCGGAGGCCAGGACCCTTTGTAAATCGGACACTTCACAGTCGCGACTGAGCACACGAAACCCCTTATCTCGTCCCGTCCCGGAAGTGTGGTGGCTCTCGCGCCCCGCGTGACGCCGTACGCGGTCCGGGCGGCGCGGCCAGGTTCAGAGGCTGTCCACGGCTCCGTGGTTGCTGTGCCACTGCGGGGTGGCCACGCCCCTGAGGACGACTTCCACGACGTCCTCCGCGAGGGTCGGCGTGAGCGGCAGGTGACCGAAGAGCACCCGGTAGTAGGCGGTGGAGGCCAGCATGTCGAGCAGCAGGTCGATGTCGGCGTCGGCACGGATGTCGCCGCGCCGGATGCCCCGGCGCAGAGCGGCGGCCGTGGCGGCGCGGCGCGGGTGGAACAGCTCGTTGAGGAACTCCGACTCCAGCTCCGGGTCATCGGCGAGGTCCGCGATCAGCGCGGGCAGGGCGCGGCGTCCGACGGTGGTGGTGAAGGCGTGGCTCAGGGTGCGGATGCCGGCGATGAGGTCGCAGTGGGTGCAGCCGGTGTCGGGGGTGGGTGAGGAACCCATCGTCTGCACGAGCGCGCTGACCACGAGGTGCTGTCGGGAGCGCCAGCGGCGGCGCAGGGTCGGCTTGGTGGTGCCGGCGCGGGCGGCGACCGCCTCCAGGGTGAGCCGGCCGTAGCCGACCTCGTTGAGGATCTCCAGCACGGCGCTCCGTACGGCGGTGTCGATGCGTTCGTCGCGCGGGCGGCCCCTCGCGGGCTGCGCCGTGAGCGAGGCGGCACCCTCCGCGCCCTGTGATCTGTTCACCATGTCTCCAGTACCTTTACGATTCCGTTCCGTATCGGAAAGTAATTCTCTCATACGAGGTGACCTCATGTCCCAGCACATCAACGAGTTACCGGAGGACCTGGACAGGCCCGCGAACGAGCCGGAGAGCACGCGGCCGAAACGGACGGAGAGCGTCTTCTCCGGCCCGTACCGGGCGCTCAGTCTCGGCGTGATCCTGTCCGTGGGCATGGTCGCGTTCGAGTCCCTCGGGGTCGCCACCGTCCTGCCCGACATCGCCCGGGACCTGGACGGACTCGGTGCCTACGGGTGGGGTCTGTCCGCGCTGATGCTCGCGAACATCATCGGCACCGTGCTCGCCGGGCGGACCGCCGACCTGCGCGGCCCGTGGACCCCGGCGGTAGTCGGCATGGCCGTTTTCGCGGCGGGCTGCGCGCTGGCCGGCGCGGCCGGCTCCTGGCCGCTGTTCCTGGCGGGCCGCTTCCTCCAGGGCCTGGGCGTGGGCGCCGTGATGGCCATGGCCTACACGGTGATCGGCCTGGCCTACCCCGAGCACCTGCGGGCGAGGATGTTCGCCCTGCTCTCCTCGGCCTGGACGATCCCCTCGCTGATCGGCCCGGTCCTGGCGGGCACCCTGTCGGACAGCACCACCTGGCGCGCGGTGTTCCTGCTGATGCTGCCGATCGTGGCGGTCGCCGCGCTGCTCGCCCTGCCCGGTCTGCGCCGCCTCGAACGCCCGCAGGGCGAACGCACGGCGGCCCCGGCCGAGCCGTGGTGGAAAGGCCCGCTGGCCAACTCCGTGCTGCTGACGGTGGGCACCGGCGTGCTGCTCCAGGCGCTGCTGCTGGAGAACCTGATGCTGCTCGCCGTCCTCGCGGTGACCGGTGCCGCCATCGCCCTGCCGGCGCTGCGCCGGGTCACCCCCGAGGGGACCCTGACGGCGCGTGCCGGACTGGGCGCCGGTGTGGTGATCCGGGGGCTGCTGTGCGGGGTGTACTTCGGCAGCGAGGCCTATCTGCCGCTGGGCCTGCAGGAGTTGCGCGGGCAGAGCGCGTGGGCGGCCGGACTCGGCCTGTCGGCGGGTGCCATCACCTGGGTGGCGGGTTCGGCCTGGCAGGCCAAGCGGGACGCCGCCCCAGGCGGGCGGACCACCGGCGTGGCCCTCGGCTTCGCCGTCCTGCTGGCCGGTGTCGGCCTGATCACCCTGTCGATCCTGACCGACGCCCTCCCGGCGTGGTTCGCGGTCGTGGGCTGGGCCATCGGCGGTATCGGCATGGGCGTGGCGTTCAACGCCGCCACCACCGACACGCTGGGGCAGACCCCGGCTGAGCGCCAGGGCGAGATGAGCGCGGCGCTCCAGCTCGCGCAGACCCTCGCGACCGGTGTGATCGCCGGCCTCGGCGGCGCGGCCCTCGCCCTTTCCGAGCACTACGACGCGGGCACCCG
Protein-coding sequences here:
- a CDS encoding TetR/AcrR family transcriptional regulator, producing the protein MVNRSQGAEGAASLTAQPARGRPRDERIDTAVRSAVLEILNEVGYGRLTLEAVAARAGTTKPTLRRRWRSRQHLVVSALVQTMGSSPTPDTGCTHCDLIAGIRTLSHAFTTTVGRRALPALIADLADDPELESEFLNELFHPRRAATAAALRRGIRRGDIRADADIDLLLDMLASTAYYRVLFGHLPLTPTLAEDVVEVVLRGVATPQWHSNHGAVDSL
- a CDS encoding MFS transporter, coding for MSQHINELPEDLDRPANEPESTRPKRTESVFSGPYRALSLGVILSVGMVAFESLGVATVLPDIARDLDGLGAYGWGLSALMLANIIGTVLAGRTADLRGPWTPAVVGMAVFAAGCALAGAAGSWPLFLAGRFLQGLGVGAVMAMAYTVIGLAYPEHLRARMFALLSSAWTIPSLIGPVLAGTLSDSTTWRAVFLLMLPIVAVAALLALPGLRRLERPQGERTAAPAEPWWKGPLANSVLLTVGTGVLLQALLLENLMLLAVLAVTGAAIALPALRRVTPEGTLTARAGLGAGVVIRGLLCGVYFGSEAYLPLGLQELRGQSAWAAGLGLSAGAITWVAGSAWQAKRDAAPGGRTTGVALGFAVLLAGVGLITLSILTDALPAWFAVVGWAIGGIGMGVAFNAATTDTLGQTPAERQGEMSAALQLAQTLATGVIAGLGGAALALSEHYDAGTRVALGSLFGLTALLALVGIVLARRLRAPAVAG
- a CDS encoding ABC transporter ATP-binding protein yields the protein MTESHDQAAATDGGDVRAGTSGGGPGSEEGLDARLLVERGTFRLDVALRVAPGEVVALLGPNGAGKTTALRALAGLTPLSGGHLRLDGTELDRTPTESRPVGVVFQDYLLFPHLTALDNVAFGPRCHGATKAEARARAAEWLDRMGLAAHAGAKPRKLSGGQAQRVALARALATRPRLLLLDEPLAALDARTRLEVRAQLRRHLADFEAVAVLVTHDPLDAMVLADRLVVVEDGRIVQEGSPSHIARHPRTDYIAQLVGLNLYQGQADGHTVRLDAGPAVTTTEALTGPVFVAFPPSAVTLHRDRPTGSSARNLWHGKVTGLETHGDQIRADLTGELPLAADLTTVAAAELDLHPGAEVWATVKATQTHAYRS
- a CDS encoding ATP-binding protein → MLSRDCEVSDLQRVLASAASGAGASLLIEGGIGSGKSYLMRAAVRTARAHGFETMSTRARPSGTALPYDVLRQLHGFPGPAGPGKPLAGELAGELAEGWLDQLVGSLARRKPLLLAVDDLHWADQSSLHRLEQLMARLEGLPVALVGTLAPGLAPPREEPRGDGRGTLARVVSDFHQRTVLSGLAPDAVGYLLASRSTSTA